One stretch of Acholeplasma laidlawii PG-8A DNA includes these proteins:
- a CDS encoding DNA polymerase III subunit alpha yields the protein MIGSLYTQSSYSILKSTLHLETIFKHAKQENLDFVAITDDNNLHGLYKALVLSKKYQIPLILGFQKTFKVLGYDLDLLIYAQNDEALKSLIELNSLTARTPDIPFESCVQLLNKLIIVLPSTQSFIYQHYEMSERIYEVISSLHKSLKNFYLGLGNATDFEVDKITPILKKIALNEDLKYLPTYQQSYEDEENKTTYDIVNTIKDSQFKSLNVSMHLLSKNELVKKYEQEKNIFKNVDAVFGRVNYTYLDNTQSLPVFPTKDNVESHIYLYALAHKGLEKRLENSGVRKSTDYIQRLNEELEVIHQMGYDDYFLIVYDFVRFAKTNDILVGPGRGSAAGSLVAYCLGITEVDPIQYDLLFERFLNIDRKSMPDIDLDFPDVKRDLVIDYVKEKYGLNHVVTMTTFTNLTTKTSMRDIARQMNLSQERINAIIASHTKGILDESDREAQKLVKVASTIEGIPRQTGTHPAGIILSKQDLTTLVPLMNGPKDIYQSQLEASDLESLGFLKIDFLGLKNLTMIEDILKLEQNKLKLSDMPLDDKKTFELLSNADVEGVFQLESQGMRNVIRKLRPSHFEDIVALLALFRPGPMQFIDDYIKRRHGDTYEKLDSDIDEILKPTYGIIVYQEQIMKIFQVYAGYKLSEADIIRRAISKKNRDMIDREKARFIEKSVRLNRDAETAEKIYNHIEKFADYGFNRSHSVAYAFIAYYMAYLKTHYYASFISVLMSQNTSNTAYLKELVLDAQNKGLVVYPPNINLSKLDFIPYKSGILAPLTMIKGIGLTTAKKIVELQPFDSYDHFKEKVFKVLNEKSIEILIHANALDVFGLNHKELLDQNNLNQTGFEQFLDDYKKTRLEELPFNTLKEKEIEVLGFNLKYLKDEVLIRLNETHKLKPLSLKEQSIRTIGMIESVKIITTKKGDEMAFITFSNGISLDLTVFPNQYKSYKELLSDTYVYIEATKDQTQAVENKYIINKIKKVKV from the coding sequence TTGATTGGATCGCTATATACGCAAAGTTCATATTCTATCTTAAAATCTACGCTCCATCTGGAGACTATTTTTAAGCATGCAAAACAGGAAAACCTAGACTTTGTAGCAATTACTGATGATAATAATTTACACGGTTTATATAAAGCTTTAGTCTTAAGTAAAAAATATCAAATACCTTTAATTTTAGGATTTCAAAAAACATTTAAAGTACTTGGTTATGATTTAGATTTACTCATCTATGCACAAAATGATGAAGCATTAAAATCACTGATTGAATTAAACTCATTAACAGCTAGAACACCGGATATACCATTTGAATCCTGTGTTCAACTATTAAATAAGTTGATCATTGTTTTACCAAGTACTCAAAGTTTTATCTACCAACATTATGAGATGAGTGAGCGTATTTATGAAGTTATTTCTTCATTACATAAATCACTAAAAAACTTCTATTTAGGACTGGGTAATGCAACAGATTTTGAAGTTGATAAGATAACACCTATTTTGAAGAAAATCGCCTTAAATGAAGATTTAAAGTATTTACCTACATATCAACAAAGTTATGAGGATGAAGAAAATAAAACAACTTATGACATTGTAAATACAATTAAAGATAGTCAGTTTAAATCATTAAATGTTTCCATGCATTTATTGAGTAAAAATGAATTAGTTAAAAAATATGAACAAGAAAAGAATATATTTAAAAACGTAGACGCTGTCTTTGGTCGTGTAAACTATACGTATTTAGATAATACCCAAAGCCTACCTGTTTTTCCAACAAAGGATAATGTTGAAAGCCATATTTATTTATATGCACTTGCACATAAAGGACTAGAAAAAAGGTTGGAAAATAGTGGTGTTAGAAAATCAACCGACTATATTCAAAGATTAAATGAAGAATTAGAAGTTATACACCAAATGGGTTATGACGATTACTTTTTAATTGTCTATGATTTTGTAAGGTTTGCTAAAACAAACGATATATTAGTTGGTCCCGGTCGTGGTAGTGCGGCAGGTAGTTTGGTTGCCTACTGCTTAGGTATTACAGAAGTAGATCCCATACAATATGATTTATTATTTGAACGTTTCTTAAACATCGATAGAAAATCCATGCCGGATATCGATTTAGATTTTCCAGATGTTAAAAGAGATTTAGTGATTGACTATGTTAAAGAAAAATATGGACTTAATCATGTTGTAACGATGACTACATTTACAAACTTAACAACCAAAACATCCATGCGTGATATTGCAAGACAAATGAATTTAAGTCAAGAACGTATTAATGCAATTATTGCAAGTCACACCAAGGGTATCTTAGATGAAAGTGATAGAGAAGCACAAAAATTAGTTAAAGTAGCTTCTACAATTGAAGGTATACCTCGTCAAACAGGGACCCATCCAGCAGGTATCATCTTATCTAAACAAGACTTAACTACTTTAGTACCGTTAATGAATGGTCCTAAAGATATATATCAATCTCAATTGGAGGCGAGTGATCTAGAGTCACTTGGATTCTTAAAAATTGATTTTCTAGGCTTAAAGAATCTAACCATGATTGAAGATATATTAAAGTTAGAACAAAACAAATTAAAATTATCTGACATGCCTTTAGATGATAAAAAGACATTTGAATTACTATCCAATGCCGATGTAGAAGGTGTCTTTCAACTAGAATCTCAAGGTATGAGAAATGTGATTAGAAAGTTAAGACCGTCTCACTTTGAAGATATTGTTGCATTACTTGCATTATTTAGGCCGGGGCCGATGCAGTTTATCGATGATTATATAAAGAGGCGACATGGTGATACATATGAAAAGTTAGATAGTGATATTGATGAAATCTTAAAACCTACGTATGGGATTATTGTCTATCAAGAACAGATCATGAAAATCTTTCAAGTGTATGCGGGCTATAAACTAAGTGAAGCAGATATTATAAGACGTGCGATTTCTAAGAAGAATAGAGATATGATTGATAGAGAAAAGGCGCGGTTTATAGAAAAATCCGTACGACTAAATCGTGATGCCGAAACTGCTGAAAAAATCTATAATCACATAGAAAAATTTGCTGATTACGGATTTAACAGAAGTCATAGTGTGGCATACGCATTTATCGCTTATTACATGGCATATTTAAAAACACACTATTATGCATCCTTTATATCCGTGCTTATGAGTCAAAACACTTCAAACACTGCCTACTTAAAAGAGTTAGTGCTTGATGCTCAAAATAAAGGTTTAGTTGTTTATCCACCAAACATTAATTTATCAAAATTAGACTTTATACCTTATAAATCAGGTATCTTAGCTCCGCTTACGATGATTAAAGGCATTGGTTTAACAACAGCTAAAAAAATAGTTGAACTTCAACCATTTGATTCGTATGATCATTTTAAAGAAAAAGTGTTTAAGGTATTAAATGAAAAATCTATTGAAATCTTAATTCATGCAAATGCATTAGATGTCTTTGGTCTGAATCATAAAGAACTCTTAGATCAAAATAATTTAAATCAAACAGGATTTGAACAGTTTTTAGATGATTATAAGAAAACAAGGTTAGAAGAATTGCCGTTTAATACACTGAAGGAAAAAGAGATTGAAGTCTTAGGGTTTAATTTGAAATATTTAAAGGATGAAGTACTCATACGTTTAAATGAAACACACAAATTAAAGCCATTATCACTAAAAGAACAGTCAATTCGCACCATTGGTATGATAGAAAGTGTTAAAATAATAACAACTAAAAAAGGTGATGAAATGGCATTTATTACCTTTAGTAATGGTATAAGTTTAGATTTAACCGTATTTCCAAATCAATATAAGTCATATAAAGAACTACTAAGTGATACCTATGTTTATATTGAAGCAACAAAGGATCAAACCCAAGCAGTAGAAAATAAATATATTATAAATAAAATAAAGAAAGTTAAGGTGTAG
- a CDS encoding lactonase family protein, translating into MIMKFLVGTYTRNTSEGIYLVDEGKVSLHQKLFNPTYFTVQDGYLFTLAHGGIEIYQGETLIYEDHSEYSSPCHLFYEPSLEMIFTANYHAGQISTYKFDGTLTKKIQTMIYPTGSHAHQAYYDSASQTLFVCDLGLDTIFTYTIGQDLKLVPKKDLTLHKGVGPRHLVVSDKGFVYCLTEHSREIYVFNEKLDFVKKYKTLDKNFQGISGAAIRITENGKHLYVSNRGFDAITHFEVLEDGSLRQKRIYNTNGKHPRDFNISLDESHLVVGNMHSNNVAIFERNQETGALKFLKTINVPEPSCIVFTT; encoded by the coding sequence ATGATTATGAAATTTTTAGTTGGAACTTATACAAGAAACACTTCAGAGGGTATATATTTAGTCGATGAGGGCAAAGTTTCTTTACATCAAAAATTATTCAACCCTACCTATTTTACAGTTCAAGATGGTTATTTATTTACATTAGCACACGGTGGTATTGAAATTTATCAAGGTGAAACTTTAATTTATGAAGATCACTCTGAATATAGCAGTCCTTGTCATTTATTTTATGAACCGTCGTTAGAAATGATTTTTACAGCAAACTATCATGCTGGCCAAATCTCTACTTATAAATTTGATGGTACATTGACCAAAAAGATTCAAACAATGATTTATCCGACTGGTTCTCATGCACACCAAGCATACTATGATAGTGCTAGCCAAACATTATTTGTATGTGATTTAGGTTTAGATACAATTTTTACTTATACAATCGGTCAAGACTTAAAGTTAGTACCTAAAAAAGATTTAACGCTTCATAAAGGTGTAGGACCAAGACACTTGGTTGTATCTGATAAAGGCTTTGTTTATTGTTTAACAGAACACTCACGTGAAATCTATGTATTCAATGAAAAATTAGATTTTGTTAAGAAATATAAAACCTTAGATAAAAATTTTCAAGGTATTAGTGGTGCTGCAATCCGTATTACAGAAAACGGTAAACACTTATATGTTTCTAATAGAGGCTTTGATGCGATTACACACTTTGAAGTTTTAGAAGACGGTTCATTACGTCAAAAACGAATTTATAATACAAATGGTAAACATCCAAGAGATTTTAATATCTCATTAGATGAATCTCATTTAGTAGTAGGTAATATGCATTCAAATAATGTTGCTATCTTTGAAAGAAATCAAGAAACAGGTGCACTTAAGTTTTTAAAAACTATAAATGTTCCAGAACCAAGCTGTATCGTATTTACTACATAA
- the acpP gene encoding acyl carrier protein, with the protein MDIFDKVKGLIVDELAVDASLVNPDARLVEDLGADSIDAVELIMTVEDAFSIEISDEVLQNIKTVNDLVSYIKDNQ; encoded by the coding sequence ATGGATATTTTTGATAAAGTCAAAGGACTTATCGTTGATGAACTTGCAGTAGATGCATCTTTAGTAAATCCTGATGCTAGATTAGTAGAAGATTTAGGTGCAGATTCAATCGATGCTGTAGAGTTAATCATGACTGTAGAAGACGCATTCTCAATTGAAATTTCAGACGAAGTTCTACAAAATATCAAAACTGTGAATGATTTGGTTTCATATATCAAAGACAATCAATAG
- a CDS encoding ABC transporter ATP-binding protein has product MQHQEQENEIKKVSLPVWGRLFKIILKDKRSFIIMISIGVFVALLDALTVVIQQYALDTFIEKGDYTFFTQYTILNILVALGFGLGIWGFIYQSGKIEANVNYLLRKEAFRTLQRLPFSYYDKTPQGWIMARMTSDSKRLANIISWGIVDVIWSLLLMIFTLTILYFYFWKLAIIVTLAIPMMFLVTLLFRKRVLKRHRQARHYNSEITAKYSESFHGAKTSKSLVIESENLNEFKQTTNKMYKASVKAQSLSAMYSAVLLLACYIFVAIVMYTGSSFTIEGAITIGVVYLFIRSTVSFFDPIINLSNFISQLQQAQASAERILELIMTESQIKDSDEVVSKYGDWFHKKKENWEPLNGDIEFKDVTFSYNENEIILDNFNINIKAGMSVALVGHTGSGKTTIVNLISRFYEPTQGQILLDGVDYKDRSISWLHEKLGYVLQSPHLFSTTILENIRYGRLDATDEEVIEASKAIGLHPFVEKLENGYQTHVGEGGGLLSMGQKQLISFARAILAEPSILILDEATSSIDSEAESLIQDATKKLLKGRTSLIVAHRLSTIVDSDLIVMLDQGKITEQGTHHELLLKRGAYYDLYRNQFLEEKSKVYEAEMNKL; this is encoded by the coding sequence ATGCAACATCAAGAACAAGAAAACGAAATTAAAAAAGTATCACTTCCTGTTTGGGGTAGATTATTTAAAATAATATTAAAAGATAAACGTAGTTTTATCATCATGATTTCTATTGGTGTATTTGTTGCACTTCTAGATGCACTCACTGTAGTCATTCAACAATATGCACTAGATACATTTATTGAAAAAGGTGATTATACATTCTTTACTCAGTACACAATTCTAAACATCCTTGTTGCACTAGGGTTTGGTTTAGGGATTTGGGGTTTTATTTACCAAAGTGGAAAAATTGAAGCCAATGTCAATTACCTATTAAGAAAAGAAGCGTTTAGAACACTTCAAAGATTGCCATTCTCATACTATGATAAAACCCCACAGGGTTGGATCATGGCTCGTATGACAAGTGACTCAAAAAGGCTTGCTAACATCATTTCATGGGGTATCGTTGATGTCATTTGGTCACTGCTACTTATGATATTTACACTAACCATTCTTTATTTTTATTTTTGGAAATTAGCAATCATTGTGACACTTGCAATACCTATGATGTTTCTAGTTACATTGCTATTTAGAAAGCGTGTATTAAAAAGACACCGTCAAGCAAGACACTATAACTCTGAGATTACCGCAAAATATTCTGAAAGTTTTCATGGTGCTAAAACATCTAAGTCCCTCGTTATTGAATCTGAAAACCTAAATGAATTTAAACAAACAACAAACAAGATGTATAAGGCAAGTGTTAAAGCGCAAAGCCTATCAGCAATGTATTCTGCTGTATTATTACTCGCTTGTTATATCTTTGTAGCGATTGTCATGTATACGGGTTCAAGCTTTACCATTGAAGGTGCAATCACCATCGGGGTAGTATACTTATTCATTAGATCAACAGTGAGTTTCTTTGATCCAATTATTAACTTATCTAACTTTATTTCCCAACTCCAACAAGCACAAGCAAGTGCAGAACGTATCTTAGAGCTTATTATGACAGAATCTCAAATTAAAGATAGTGATGAAGTCGTATCTAAATACGGGGACTGGTTTCATAAGAAAAAAGAAAATTGGGAACCACTTAATGGTGATATTGAATTCAAAGATGTTACATTCTCATACAATGAAAATGAAATCATCTTAGATAACTTTAATATAAACATAAAAGCAGGTATGAGTGTTGCATTAGTGGGACATACAGGTAGTGGTAAGACAACCATTGTAAACTTAATCTCAAGATTTTACGAACCAACTCAAGGTCAAATCTTATTAGATGGCGTAGACTATAAAGATAGAAGTATCTCATGGCTACATGAGAAATTAGGCTATGTATTACAATCACCACATCTATTTTCAACAACCATTCTAGAAAATATCCGTTATGGACGTTTAGATGCAACAGATGAAGAAGTCATTGAAGCCTCAAAAGCAATCGGATTACATCCGTTTGTAGAAAAATTAGAAAACGGCTACCAAACACATGTAGGTGAAGGTGGTGGCTTGCTTTCTATGGGACAAAAACAGCTCATCTCGTTTGCTAGAGCAATCCTTGCAGAACCAAGTATCTTAATTTTGGATGAGGCAACTTCATCGATTGATAGTGAAGCAGAATCATTAATTCAAGATGCTACTAAGAAATTATTAAAAGGGCGTACGAGTTTAATCGTTGCTCATAGATTATCAACGATTGTAGACTCTGATTTAATTGTCATGTTAGATCAAGGTAAGATTACTGAACAAGGTACTCACCATGAACTGTTATTAAAACGAGGGGCTTACTACGATCTTTATAGAAATCAATTTTTAGAAGAAAAATCAAAAGTTTATGAAGCTGAAATGAATAAACTATAA
- a CDS encoding flavodoxin: MNVESVYDMAILVVYWTGTGNTEVMAKNIYDGIIAAGVEADLKQIDDCLADDILNYEKVAIGCPSMGIEELEPEEFLPWYEEVEPILGDMPLLLFGSYGWGEGEWMDYWEERVHDLGLNLFEKGIKIASMPSRKESEEIKEIAKRFAQS, encoded by the coding sequence ATGAATGTAGAAAGTGTGTATGATATGGCAATTTTAGTTGTATACTGGACCGGAACAGGGAATACAGAAGTCATGGCTAAGAATATCTATGATGGTATTATCGCTGCAGGGGTTGAAGCAGATTTAAAACAAATAGATGATTGTTTAGCAGATGATATTTTAAATTATGAAAAAGTGGCAATTGGTTGTCCATCTATGGGTATTGAAGAGTTGGAACCTGAAGAATTCTTACCATGGTATGAAGAAGTAGAACCTATTTTAGGTGATATGCCACTACTCTTATTTGGTTCTTATGGTTGGGGCGAAGGTGAATGGATGGATTACTGGGAAGAGCGTGTACACGATCTTGGCTTAAACCTTTTTGAAAAGGGTATAAAAATTGCATCCATGCCATCAAGAAAAGAATCAGAAGAGATTAAAGAGATTGCTAAAAGATTTGCTCAAAGCTAA
- a CDS encoding iron chaperone: MAKFESVESYLNSLSGKSLKYVETIRSLILNLNKDIHEYSAYGLLAYKVNGYTCYIGGFANHVGIYGPISDVIKLYKEPLQSYKVSKGTIQFPLDKPLDLMLIEKIIKTSLHL, from the coding sequence GTGGCAAAGTTTGAATCTGTAGAAAGTTATTTAAATAGTTTAAGTGGTAAATCTCTTAAATATGTCGAAACAATACGTTCACTTATATTGAATTTAAACAAAGATATTCATGAGTACTCAGCATACGGATTATTAGCTTATAAAGTGAATGGATATACATGCTATATTGGAGGATTTGCTAATCACGTCGGTATCTATGGACCAATATCGGATGTGATTAAGCTTTACAAAGAACCGTTACAGTCCTACAAAGTATCTAAGGGCACTATCCAGTTTCCACTAGATAAACCACTAGATCTCATGCTTATAGAAAAAATAATTAAAACCTCACTTCATCTATAA
- a CDS encoding aminopeptidase, translated as MPNKILLEKYARLAVVTGANVQPGQVVVLRTSTEAVELTREVAKQAYIAGAKKVHIIWGDEIVSKHSYDYATTENLKEMPQWSIDQYKYYVDQNAAFISIVSPIPNALAGVDSKKMQEVMIESSKMLKFFREHTMGNKSQWTIVAASNPSWAKKLFPNLQVENGIEKLWDAIFNACRVRIDNDPVQDWVKHNEYLARNNKILNDANFKNLHFTNSLGTDLIVELIQDHVWAGGSEKAGNGVVFNPNIPTEESFTMPYKFGTQGKVVATKPLNNSGVIIEDFWLEFKDGKVVDFDARVEKDALKNILDFDANSRYIGEIALISHNSPISNMDILFLNTLFDENASCHMALGRAYPMNIKNGNQTPIEELEKKGYNNSMTHVDFMFGSKDLKIVGTKQDGTKVVVFEDGNFVI; from the coding sequence ATGCCAAACAAAATATTATTAGAAAAATATGCAAGACTTGCTGTAGTTACAGGTGCAAACGTACAACCTGGTCAAGTAGTTGTCTTACGTACATCAACAGAAGCTGTTGAATTAACAAGAGAAGTAGCAAAACAAGCTTATATCGCTGGTGCTAAAAAAGTACATATCATTTGGGGTGATGAAATTGTTTCTAAACACTCATATGATTATGCAACAACAGAAAATTTAAAAGAAATGCCACAATGGTCTATTGATCAATACAAATATTATGTAGATCAAAATGCAGCATTCATTTCTATTGTTTCACCAATTCCTAATGCATTAGCTGGTGTTGATAGCAAGAAAATGCAAGAAGTAATGATTGAATCTTCAAAAATGCTTAAGTTCTTTAGAGAACACACGATGGGTAACAAATCACAATGGACAATTGTTGCTGCATCTAATCCAAGCTGGGCTAAAAAATTATTCCCTAATTTACAAGTTGAAAATGGTATTGAGAAATTATGGGATGCAATCTTTAATGCATGTAGAGTAAGAATTGATAATGATCCAGTTCAAGATTGGGTTAAACATAATGAATACTTAGCAAGAAATAATAAAATATTAAATGATGCTAACTTTAAAAATTTACATTTCACAAACAGTTTAGGTACAGACCTTATTGTTGAACTTATCCAAGACCATGTTTGGGCTGGTGGTAGTGAAAAAGCTGGTAACGGTGTAGTATTTAACCCAAATATTCCAACTGAAGAATCCTTTACAATGCCATACAAATTTGGTACTCAAGGTAAAGTAGTAGCAACTAAACCATTAAATAACTCAGGTGTAATTATTGAAGATTTCTGGTTAGAATTTAAAGATGGTAAAGTCGTTGATTTTGATGCTCGTGTAGAAAAAGACGCATTAAAGAATATCTTAGACTTTGATGCAAACTCAAGATACATTGGTGAAATTGCACTTATTTCACACAACTCACCAATATCAAATATGGATATCTTATTCTTAAACACTTTATTTGATGAAAACGCAAGTTGCCATATGGCACTTGGTCGTGCATATCCAATGAACATTAAAAATGGTAACCAAACACCAATTGAAGAACTAGAAAAGAAGGGTTACAATAATTCTATGACACACGTTGACTTCATGTTTGGTTCTAAAGACTTAAAAATTGTAGGTACAAAACAAGACGGTACTAAAGTTGTAGTCTTTGAAGACGGTAATTTTGTTATTTAA
- a CDS encoding ABC transporter ATP-binding protein, whose translation MKFKSLMKLAKGHLWGYIILIILTIFHRFSYSYVPLFTQYIIRTLTLRLSTDPLPPDLQTVNLPAFVVNFFESGETILMIVFYVAITLIFYQAFRYLMMYFELSLRGRIQESIAKKLRNRLYDHIQNLSYKYHNNADSGDLIQRVTSDVETTTGFVVLQFMQLIGLFASLFSGVFQMYHINTTIMWVCLAVIPVYAISSIFYFTRIEKIFEKVEHDESEMMTVIQENVSASKVVKAFANEPFELEKMEKKNKQYTNSNIRANKVVAIYWGSMDFISMAQYALVTVLAIHFVRTGEMDGASFAASLMLIGLLVWPIRGLGRLINEFTKAFVAIGRINHIFEEKTEYEQDGHLEPEIHGHIVFNKVSFKFEDDANYLLKDISFEIKPGETVAIIGKTGSGKTTVINLLMRMYEYEGSITIDGVELREIKKQHMRKSIGAVLQDPFLYSRTVYENISITNKTASKDKIITAAQTAALQNDIHTFKNGYETMVGEKGTTLSGGQKQRVAIARVLVSDKPILIFDDALSAVDNKTDMMIRGALNQKEHQSTNIIITHRITTAKEAHKIIVINNGQIEDIGTHKELAHKDGLYNKLWGIQGKLEQEFLDLIEEGA comes from the coding sequence ATGAAATTTAAATCCCTTATGAAACTAGCCAAAGGACACTTGTGGGGCTATATTATCTTAATTATCTTAACGATATTCCACCGCTTCTCATACTCCTATGTGCCTTTATTCACTCAATATATTATTCGTACTTTAACGCTTCGTTTAAGTACTGACCCATTACCTCCTGATTTACAAACGGTCAATCTACCAGCATTTGTAGTAAACTTCTTTGAATCCGGTGAAACGATTTTAATGATCGTGTTTTATGTTGCGATTACATTAATATTTTATCAAGCATTTAGATACTTGATGATGTATTTTGAATTAAGTTTACGTGGTCGTATTCAAGAAAGTATTGCAAAAAAATTACGTAATAGATTATATGATCACATTCAAAACTTAAGTTACAAATATCACAACAATGCAGATAGTGGTGACTTAATACAAAGAGTTACATCAGACGTTGAAACTACAACAGGTTTTGTAGTCTTACAGTTTATGCAACTTATTGGACTATTTGCATCACTATTTAGTGGTGTATTCCAAATGTATCATATTAATACCACCATCATGTGGGTGTGTTTAGCAGTTATTCCCGTCTATGCGATCTCATCTATTTTCTACTTTACAAGAATTGAAAAGATATTTGAAAAAGTTGAACATGATGAATCAGAGATGATGACAGTCATTCAAGAAAATGTGAGTGCTTCAAAAGTTGTTAAAGCATTTGCTAATGAACCATTTGAATTAGAGAAAATGGAAAAGAAGAACAAGCAATACACCAACAGTAATATACGTGCTAACAAAGTAGTAGCAATATATTGGGGAAGTATGGACTTTATCTCAATGGCACAATATGCACTTGTTACTGTATTAGCCATCCACTTTGTAAGAACTGGTGAAATGGATGGTGCAAGTTTTGCTGCATCCTTAATGCTAATTGGTTTATTAGTATGGCCAATTCGTGGGTTAGGTCGATTAATTAATGAATTTACTAAAGCGTTTGTTGCGATTGGTCGTATCAACCATATATTTGAAGAAAAAACTGAATATGAACAAGATGGTCATTTAGAACCAGAGATTCATGGTCATATTGTTTTCAACAAAGTAAGTTTTAAATTTGAAGATGATGCAAACTATTTATTAAAAGATATCTCATTTGAAATTAAACCAGGTGAAACAGTTGCAATTATTGGTAAAACTGGCAGTGGTAAAACCACAGTTATTAATCTATTAATGCGTATGTATGAATATGAAGGATCCATTACAATCGACGGTGTTGAGTTAAGAGAAATCAAAAAACAACACATGAGAAAATCCATTGGAGCTGTCCTTCAAGATCCATTCCTTTATTCTAGAACGGTCTATGAAAATATATCGATTACAAATAAAACAGCAAGTAAAGATAAAATTATTACAGCAGCTCAAACTGCAGCACTTCAAAATGATATTCATACCTTTAAAAATGGTTATGAAACGATGGTTGGAGAAAAAGGTACTACGTTATCTGGTGGACAAAAACAAAGAGTTGCGATTGCGCGTGTACTAGTAAGTGATAAACCAATACTTATATTTGATGATGCACTATCTGCTGTTGATAATAAAACAGATATGATGATTCGTGGTGCATTAAACCAAAAGGAACATCAATCCACAAACATTATTATTACACACCGTATTACAACAGCGAAAGAAGCTCACAAGATTATTGTCATAAATAATGGACAAATTGAAGACATCGGTACACATAAAGAGCTCGCACATAAAGATGGTCTTTATAACAAATTATGGGGCATTCAAGGTAAACTTGAACAAGAATTCCTAGACTTAATTGAGGAGGGTGCTTAA
- a CDS encoding NADPH-dependent FMN reductase, with the protein MSLKIGIIIASVREGRNGKVVADWVLENGQKRNDKDVTYELVDLKSFDLPLLGATPTESQGIALKNWSETMASYDGYILVTPEYNHLVPGALVNAFNFLNAEVNNKALAFVGYGFLGAARGIVGFRAHLAYQQIAMTQQQINISFVSDFKNAMTPEQEFAPGAWHTPELEALFTQLLGWSKALKALRNGEIK; encoded by the coding sequence ATGAGTTTAAAAATAGGTATTATTATTGCTTCTGTTAGAGAAGGAAGAAATGGAAAAGTTGTTGCTGATTGGGTTTTAGAAAATGGTCAAAAAAGAAATGACAAAGATGTTACTTATGAATTAGTAGATTTAAAATCATTTGATTTACCACTATTAGGTGCTACACCAACTGAAAGTCAAGGAATTGCTTTAAAAAACTGGAGCGAAACAATGGCTTCATATGATGGCTACATCTTAGTAACACCAGAATACAACCACCTTGTACCAGGTGCTTTAGTGAATGCATTTAACTTTTTAAATGCTGAAGTTAACAATAAAGCATTAGCATTCGTAGGATATGGCTTCTTAGGAGCTGCTCGTGGTATTGTAGGCTTTAGAGCACACTTAGCATATCAACAAATTGCTATGACACAACAACAAATCAACATTTCATTCGTATCAGACTTTAAAAATGCAATGACACCTGAACAAGAATTTGCACCAGGCGCATGGCATACTCCAGAACTAGAAGCGTTATTTACACAATTACTAGGCTGGTCAAAAGCATTAAAAGCTTTACGTAACGGCGAAATTAAATAA